The following coding sequences lie in one Spirosoma sp. KUDC1026 genomic window:
- a CDS encoding 2OG-Fe(II) oxygenase — MEDQFEPIIDGILTTGYGIADDFLTVDEVNTLANRLRERRTAGTFKSAGIGNQNTVVERQIRGDEILWLDETDSTPEEAAFLKRIGQFVDYVNRTCYLGLRDYEFHYALYPPGTFYKRHLDQFRSDSRRKLSVICYLNPDWQESDGGQLALYLPDEAGNEQTITIEPVGGRLVCFESGLLEHEVLPATRERLSVTGWLKTS; from the coding sequence ATGGAGGACCAGTTCGAACCAATTATTGACGGAATTCTAACTACTGGCTACGGCATTGCGGACGATTTCCTGACCGTAGACGAGGTGAATACCCTGGCCAACCGCCTGCGCGAGCGCCGGACAGCCGGGACGTTTAAATCGGCGGGTATCGGTAACCAGAATACGGTTGTTGAGCGGCAAATCCGGGGCGATGAAATTTTGTGGCTGGACGAAACCGATAGCACCCCTGAAGAAGCGGCTTTCCTGAAACGTATCGGGCAGTTCGTGGACTACGTCAACCGAACCTGTTACCTGGGCCTGCGGGATTATGAATTTCACTACGCGCTCTACCCGCCCGGTACGTTCTACAAACGACACCTCGATCAGTTTCGCAGCGACTCGCGCCGGAAGCTGTCGGTCATCTGTTACCTTAACCCAGACTGGCAGGAAAGCGACGGCGGACAACTGGCTCTTTATCTGCCTGACGAAGCCGGGAACGAGCAGACTATTACGATTGAGCCAGTTGGGGGGCGGTTAGTCTGTTTTGAAAGTGGCCTGTTAGAACATGAGGTCCTGCCTGCCACCCGAGAGCGATTGAGCGTGACGGGCTGGCTGAAAACAAGTTGA
- the nuoK gene encoding NADH-quinone oxidoreductase subunit NuoK, translating into MQAVNSYMFLLVGAALFSIGLAVVLLKRHAIVVLMGIELMLNAVNINLVAFSQYDPDRLQGQMLALFVMVVAAAESAVALAIVLQVYCHFRTVQLDKLNELKQ; encoded by the coding sequence ATGCAGGCCGTTAATAGTTATATGTTTTTGCTGGTTGGGGCCGCGCTGTTCAGCATAGGGCTGGCAGTCGTCCTGCTTAAACGGCATGCCATCGTGGTGTTAATGGGTATTGAACTGATGCTTAATGCTGTCAATATCAATCTGGTTGCCTTCAGTCAGTACGACCCGGACCGACTACAGGGACAGATGCTGGCCTTGTTCGTTATGGTCGTGGCGGCCGCAGAATCGGCGGTGGCACTGGCGATTGTCTTGCAGGTTTATTGCCACTTCCGAACGGTGCAACTGGATAAACTCAACGAATTGAAACAGTGA
- a CDS encoding NADH-quinone oxidoreductase subunit J encodes MIQLAFYGFAILTIGSALAVLLTKNVLYAAFFLLLTLFGVAGLFVLASADFLAIAQLMIYVGGVLVLVVFGVMLTHKPEPPGDMNSQVPNQVPSLNRSWVVALLVSGSLFAALYTLLARANFLIFSQPIGWQSTITTIGKQLMTESVLPFELIGILLLAALVGATYLAAPILNSKKNAGR; translated from the coding sequence GTGATTCAACTAGCTTTTTACGGGTTTGCCATCCTCACCATCGGCAGTGCATTGGCCGTCCTGCTAACGAAGAACGTGTTATACGCGGCCTTCTTTTTGCTCTTGACTTTATTCGGCGTAGCGGGTTTGTTCGTCCTGGCTAGCGCCGATTTCCTGGCGATTGCCCAGTTAATGATCTACGTAGGTGGGGTACTTGTGCTGGTGGTTTTTGGCGTCATGCTGACCCATAAACCAGAGCCGCCGGGTGATATGAATAGTCAGGTACCTAACCAGGTGCCTAGTCTGAACCGGAGCTGGGTAGTCGCGCTACTGGTTTCCGGAAGTCTGTTTGCGGCTTTGTATACGTTACTGGCGCGGGCTAATTTCCTGATTTTCTCCCAGCCTATTGGCTGGCAAAGCACCATTACAACCATCGGTAAGCAGCTTATGACCGAATCGGTCTTACCGTTCGAATTGATAGGTATCCTGTTGCTGGCAGCGTTGGTTGGTGCTACGTATCTGGCAGCACCAATCCTTAATTCAAAGAAAAATGCAGGCCGTTAA
- a CDS encoding 4Fe-4S dicluster domain-containing protein — translation MSYFDDIKSGIRTTVKGLGLTLRHIRNATKRRTPEGVASDNYFDLQNGLVTLQYPHEQLPIPDNGRYRLRNEIDDCIVCDKCAKVCPVDCITIDAIKATEEVGRASDGSPIRLYAAKFDIDMAKCCYCGLCTAVCPTECLTMDKKFDYSEFELGKLTYQFAELTPAEADEKRALYEQFVREKEEAKAAAKADTVESKTPVAAKPKPAFRPTVKPATPPVESLNSGEGAAKHPLTDATPSEMEQIAQGGLETQKHPTFEPADKLVTQDIIRDEVTEAGSPEKAASAADVPKAKPAFRPSMKPPKPASTEMEAAASETPAEPAKPKPAFRPSMRPPDKPVDPTSEGSAASRVEDAPKPKPAFRPTMKPPGQPADAATPTPPVSEAESNEPGQPAAEAPKPKPAFRPTMKPAKSAEPDAAAESTDETPVDAPKAKPAFRPTMKPAKPTDPVDEPEGTKMEAIEEKIDVAPKPAFRPTMKPAKPVEPVDDVKKTEETITPATEPTAAKPKPAFQPTMKPAQKTPPAETTETSASTPVEPEQLAEAAKPKPAFRPTMKPKSAPPSPPSDETSA, via the coding sequence ATGTCTTATTTTGACGATATAAAATCGGGGATTCGGACGACGGTCAAAGGGTTAGGGTTAACGTTACGTCACATTCGTAACGCAACGAAACGCCGAACGCCCGAGGGTGTAGCCAGTGACAACTACTTCGATCTACAGAACGGCCTCGTTACGCTCCAATACCCGCACGAGCAGCTGCCTATTCCGGATAATGGCCGGTATCGACTGCGGAATGAGATTGACGACTGCATCGTCTGCGATAAATGTGCCAAAGTTTGCCCCGTCGATTGCATTACCATAGACGCCATCAAGGCGACCGAAGAGGTAGGCCGGGCGTCGGATGGTTCCCCCATTCGGCTGTATGCCGCCAAATTTGACATCGACATGGCCAAGTGTTGCTACTGTGGCCTGTGCACCGCCGTTTGCCCAACGGAGTGTTTGACGATGGACAAGAAGTTTGACTATAGCGAATTCGAACTGGGTAAACTAACGTACCAATTTGCCGAGCTGACGCCCGCAGAAGCTGACGAAAAACGAGCGCTTTACGAACAATTCGTCCGGGAAAAAGAAGAAGCAAAAGCCGCTGCTAAAGCCGATACGGTTGAAAGTAAAACGCCCGTTGCTGCCAAACCGAAGCCCGCGTTCCGGCCAACGGTGAAACCGGCTACTCCACCAGTTGAGTCGCTCAATTCTGGTGAGGGCGCGGCTAAGCACCCGCTAACCGACGCGACACCATCTGAAATGGAGCAGATCGCGCAGGGTGGTCTGGAAACACAGAAACATCCAACGTTCGAACCTGCCGATAAACTCGTTACGCAGGATATTATCCGGGATGAAGTAACGGAAGCAGGATCGCCAGAGAAAGCCGCATCGGCTGCCGACGTACCAAAAGCGAAACCCGCGTTCCGGCCCAGCATGAAGCCGCCAAAACCGGCGTCAACCGAAATGGAAGCGGCTGCATCAGAAACGCCAGCGGAGCCGGCAAAACCAAAACCGGCCTTCCGCCCGTCAATGAGACCACCGGATAAGCCTGTTGACCCTACGTCTGAGGGTAGCGCTGCTAGCCGTGTGGAGGATGCGCCAAAGCCGAAGCCAGCCTTCCGGCCAACAATGAAACCGCCAGGCCAACCCGCTGATGCGGCTACGCCTACGCCCCCCGTTTCGGAAGCGGAAAGTAATGAACCCGGGCAGCCAGCGGCTGAAGCGCCAAAACCCAAACCGGCGTTCCGGCCAACCATGAAGCCCGCAAAGTCTGCTGAGCCAGACGCTGCTGCCGAATCAACAGACGAAACGCCAGTCGACGCGCCGAAAGCCAAGCCAGCCTTCCGGCCGACGATGAAACCGGCTAAGCCAACTGATCCGGTTGATGAACCAGAAGGGACGAAAATGGAAGCTATAGAAGAGAAAATCGACGTAGCACCGAAACCCGCGTTCCGACCAACCATGAAACCGGCGAAACCAGTTGAGCCGGTTGATGACGTAAAGAAAACAGAAGAGACTATAACGCCAGCCACTGAGCCAACTGCGGCTAAGCCCAAGCCCGCGTTCCAGCCGACGATGAAACCAGCGCAGAAAACTCCGCCGGCTGAAACTACGGAAACCAGTGCTAGTACGCCAGTCGAGCCAGAACAATTAGCTGAAGCTGCTAAGCCGAAACCAGCGTTCCGGCCAACGATGAAACCCAAATCGGCTCCACCTTCACCACCATCCGATGAGACATCGGCATAA
- a CDS encoding thiamine pyrophosphate-dependent enzyme codes for MIANEQLRSTDILTRENILWDYQMACESRQASLLGRRDVMGGRAKFGIFGDGKELAQLAAARAFRRGDFRSGYYRDQTFVAALGELSWQEFFAQLYAHTDVEAEPNTGGRSMNGHYATRWLDEQGLWRNQTELFNSVCDISPTAGQIPRSVGLAYASKLYRENPALHDMTKFSRNGNEITFGTIGDASTSQGMFWETMNAAGVLQVPLLMSVWDDGYGISVPVEYQTTKGSISKAMAGFQRDVDEKGIEILTVKGWDYVALLETYQQAARVCREEHVPVLVHVQELTQPQGHSTSGSHERYKSKDRLSWEAEHDCNRTFRQWILANGYATNEELETIEAEAKQTTKEARAQALAAYQQSMQSDFDEVLDLLQQAARHNSKSGELMAIREELRKSFSPQRREATSAVRKALRVLRNDTGAARQNLRNWLNRTNAENAERYSSHLYSQSPESPMLIDGVPAQFSEESPTIDGYQIMQRYFDSLFARDPRVVALGEDVGQIGDVNQGFAGLQEKYGEIRITDTGIRETSIIGQGIGMAMRGLRPIVEIQYFDYVYYALATLTDDLASLHYRTKGGQKAPLIIRTRGHRLEGIWHSGSPLGAMLHSLRGIHILVPRNMTQAAGFYNTLIKGDDPALLIESLNGYRLKEKLPDNLAEFCLPLGVPDVLRPGSDVTVVTYGSMCRIVMEAAQQLAAIGISVEVMDVQTLLPFDVHHLILESVKKTNRIIFADEDVPGGASAFMMQEVLECQDAYKYLDSAPRTISAKAHRPPYGSDGDYFSKPSVDDVIELIYELMNEAEPDRFPEL; via the coding sequence GTGATAGCAAACGAACAACTCCGCTCGACCGATATTCTAACTCGTGAAAATATACTCTGGGATTATCAAATGGCCTGCGAAAGTCGACAGGCCAGTCTCCTGGGTAGGCGCGATGTTATGGGTGGACGGGCAAAGTTCGGGATCTTCGGTGATGGCAAAGAACTGGCGCAACTGGCAGCTGCCCGTGCGTTTAGACGAGGAGATTTCCGGTCGGGATATTATCGGGATCAGACATTTGTGGCGGCTTTGGGCGAACTGTCCTGGCAGGAGTTCTTTGCTCAACTCTATGCACACACGGACGTAGAAGCTGAACCAAACACGGGTGGTCGATCCATGAACGGGCACTACGCTACCCGCTGGCTGGACGAACAGGGACTCTGGCGTAATCAAACCGAACTTTTCAACTCTGTCTGTGATATTTCCCCAACAGCGGGGCAAATTCCCCGTTCTGTCGGGCTAGCCTATGCCTCCAAGCTATACCGCGAGAACCCGGCATTGCACGACATGACTAAGTTCTCCCGAAACGGTAATGAAATTACGTTCGGGACGATTGGCGACGCATCAACTTCGCAGGGGATGTTCTGGGAAACCATGAATGCCGCTGGTGTATTGCAGGTGCCGTTGCTCATGTCGGTCTGGGATGATGGGTATGGGATTTCGGTGCCGGTTGAGTACCAGACGACGAAAGGTAGTATCTCCAAAGCAATGGCCGGTTTTCAGCGGGATGTCGACGAAAAAGGAATCGAGATTCTGACTGTAAAAGGCTGGGACTACGTAGCGTTGCTGGAAACATACCAGCAAGCAGCCCGGGTTTGTCGGGAGGAACACGTCCCGGTACTGGTACATGTACAGGAGTTAACGCAGCCGCAAGGACATTCGACTTCCGGTTCGCACGAACGCTATAAATCCAAAGACCGGCTGTCCTGGGAAGCAGAACACGATTGTAACCGAACCTTCCGGCAGTGGATTCTGGCAAACGGCTACGCGACGAACGAAGAGCTTGAAACTATTGAAGCAGAAGCCAAGCAAACGACTAAGGAAGCGCGCGCTCAGGCATTAGCGGCTTACCAGCAGTCGATGCAGAGCGATTTTGACGAAGTGCTTGACTTGCTTCAGCAGGCGGCCCGGCACAATTCAAAGTCGGGCGAATTGATGGCGATTCGGGAGGAACTGCGTAAAAGCTTTTCGCCCCAACGCCGGGAAGCAACGTCGGCCGTTCGGAAAGCGTTACGTGTTTTACGAAATGATACTGGGGCTGCCCGCCAGAATCTGCGTAACTGGCTGAACCGGACGAATGCGGAAAACGCAGAACGGTATAGCTCGCACTTATATAGTCAATCGCCTGAGTCGCCGATGTTGATTGACGGCGTTCCGGCTCAGTTTTCCGAGGAAAGCCCAACGATTGACGGGTACCAGATTATGCAGCGGTACTTCGATAGTTTGTTCGCCCGCGACCCCCGTGTTGTGGCCCTGGGCGAAGACGTGGGGCAGATTGGTGACGTGAATCAGGGCTTTGCCGGACTACAGGAAAAATACGGCGAGATCCGAATTACTGATACGGGTATTCGCGAAACAAGTATTATTGGGCAGGGAATCGGCATGGCAATGCGGGGACTACGCCCTATCGTCGAGATTCAGTACTTCGACTACGTTTATTATGCACTGGCCACGTTAACCGATGATCTGGCATCGCTGCATTATCGTACGAAAGGCGGGCAGAAAGCCCCGTTGATTATTCGGACGCGGGGCCACCGACTGGAGGGAATCTGGCATTCAGGCTCTCCACTGGGTGCTATGCTGCATAGCCTGCGGGGGATACACATACTGGTGCCACGTAACATGACCCAGGCCGCCGGTTTCTACAATACGCTTATCAAAGGAGATGATCCGGCTTTATTAATCGAATCACTGAATGGTTACCGATTAAAGGAAAAACTGCCCGATAACCTAGCTGAGTTTTGTTTGCCCCTGGGTGTTCCTGACGTACTGCGACCCGGCTCGGACGTAACGGTCGTCACGTACGGCTCCATGTGCCGGATCGTGATGGAAGCCGCTCAGCAGCTAGCTGCTATTGGAATCAGTGTTGAAGTGATGGATGTGCAGACGCTACTGCCCTTCGATGTTCATCATCTGATTCTCGAATCAGTGAAAAAGACAAACCGAATTATTTTCGCCGATGAGGACGTACCCGGTGGCGCATCGGCATTCATGATGCAGGAAGTTCTCGAGTGTCAGGATGCTTACAAGTACCTGGATTCGGCCCCCAGAACGATATCCGCCAAGGCACACCGGCCACCTTACGGTTCCGATGGCGATTATTTTTCGAAACCAAGCGTTGACGACGTAATCGAACTGATTTACGAATTAATGAACGAGGCCGAACCAGATCGGTTTCCTGAACTATAG
- a CDS encoding DUF1573 domain-containing protein, with the protein MKKIFSLFVAFFVFVAVSYAQKGVMKFAQETHDFGKIEQGKPVTHVFEFKNTGSDPVIINDAQASCGCTKPSFSREPIMPGKSGSISATFNAAAPGQFTKTVTVTSNAAASQAVLYLKGEVVSQKEAQAAADAKKKSTKTSR; encoded by the coding sequence ATGAAAAAGATCTTTTCGCTTTTCGTAGCCTTTTTCGTATTTGTTGCAGTTAGCTATGCACAAAAAGGAGTGATGAAATTCGCTCAGGAAACGCATGATTTCGGCAAAATCGAGCAGGGTAAGCCAGTTACCCACGTGTTTGAGTTCAAAAACACGGGTTCTGATCCTGTGATCATCAATGACGCACAGGCTTCCTGTGGCTGCACGAAGCCAAGCTTCAGCCGTGAGCCAATCATGCCGGGCAAAAGCGGTAGCATCTCGGCTACCTTCAACGCAGCCGCTCCAGGCCAGTTCACCAAAACGGTAACGGTAACCAGCAACGCTGCTGCTAGTCAAGCTGTTTTGTACCTGAAAGGTGAGGTAGTTAGCCAGAAAGAAGCACAAGCAGCTGCTGACGCCAAGAAAAAAAGCACAAAAACTTCACGCTAA
- a CDS encoding GAF domain-containing protein: MAETLILPQTTDRSALYESLVPQIAALIDGEPDLTANLANVAAALKETFGFFWAGFYVKKDNQLVLGPFQGPIACTRINFNKGVCGAAYSRRETILVPDVDQFPGHIACSSASKSEVVVPVFDQAGNVAMVLDVDSDRLNDFSKADVNGLEQIAALLTVVI; the protein is encoded by the coding sequence ATGGCTGAAACACTCATTCTACCGCAGACCACCGACCGGAGCGCGCTTTACGAAAGTCTCGTTCCGCAAATTGCTGCCCTCATCGACGGAGAGCCGGACCTGACGGCCAACCTGGCGAACGTAGCGGCTGCCCTCAAAGAAACTTTCGGATTCTTTTGGGCGGGATTCTACGTAAAAAAAGACAACCAACTGGTGCTGGGACCATTTCAGGGACCTATTGCCTGCACACGTATCAACTTCAATAAAGGCGTTTGCGGAGCAGCTTACTCGCGCCGGGAGACCATCCTGGTGCCTGACGTTGACCAGTTTCCGGGACACATTGCCTGTAGTTCGGCCTCCAAATCCGAAGTTGTTGTTCCGGTATTTGATCAGGCGGGCAATGTGGCGATGGTCCTTGACGTAGACAGCGATCGGCTGAATGACTTTAGCAAGGCTGATGTCAACGGATTGGAGCAGATTGCCGCTCTATTAACAGTAGTCATTTAA
- the mreC gene encoding rod shape-determining protein MreC — protein MGELVDFFLRSRNFILFVLLEVLCFYFIINTSNYWSATYFNTANRYSAQILAWSNTVNDYVQLRQVNADLAAENQRLNQRLTQLLQSKPAAPEQYKADSAFADRFTFTVAKVVNNTTQFANNYITIDKGTDDGIHPGMGVISPTGIVGRVKISNRHFSVITSILHSEYLVSSQLTKAEEIGTAHWDGVDPHLIKLNDISLTKTVHKGDSVVTSPRNSTFPPGILVGRVRTIGVQPNRVFHDITLDLSTNFSSLAFVYVVENRLRNEQEQLEKQVETGK, from the coding sequence ATGGGAGAGTTAGTCGACTTTTTCCTGCGAAGCCGTAACTTCATTCTGTTTGTGTTGCTGGAAGTATTGTGTTTTTACTTTATCATCAACACCAGTAATTACTGGAGCGCTACGTACTTCAATACCGCCAACCGGTATTCAGCGCAGATACTGGCGTGGTCGAATACCGTGAATGATTACGTTCAGCTACGGCAGGTTAACGCCGATCTGGCGGCCGAAAACCAGCGGCTTAACCAGCGACTGACGCAGCTACTGCAAAGCAAGCCGGCCGCTCCGGAGCAGTATAAAGCCGATTCTGCCTTTGCCGATCGCTTTACATTCACGGTGGCTAAAGTTGTGAACAACACCACGCAGTTCGCCAACAACTACATCACGATTGATAAAGGAACCGACGACGGCATTCATCCCGGTATGGGCGTTATCTCACCCACGGGTATTGTTGGTCGGGTAAAGATTAGTAACCGGCATTTTTCCGTTATTACGTCCATTCTCCACTCGGAATACCTGGTGTCATCGCAACTAACAAAAGCAGAGGAAATTGGAACTGCCCATTGGGACGGTGTTGATCCGCACCTGATCAAACTGAATGATATTTCCCTGACCAAAACGGTTCATAAAGGCGATTCGGTGGTGACCTCCCCGCGCAATTCGACGTTCCCTCCGGGTATTCTGGTGGGTCGGGTTCGGACGATCGGGGTTCAGCCCAACCGAGTATTCCACGACATAACGCTGGATTTGTCTACTAACTTCAGCAGTCTGGCGTTCGTATATGTCGTTGAAAACAGACTGCGAAACGAGCAGGAACAACTAGAAAAACAAGTCGAGACGGGAAAATGA
- a CDS encoding rod shape-determining protein, whose protein sequence is MGLFNFLTSDIAIDLGTANTLIIHKDRIVVDEPSIIAMDKVTGKVLAIGHKAMQMHEKTNENIKTIRPLKDGVIADFTAAELMIRGLIKMIDTGSKLFSPSHRMVICIPSGITEVEKRAVKDSAEHAGAKEVYMVHEPIAAAIGIGIDITQPNGTMIVDIGGGTTEIAVIALSGIVCEQSIRIAGDVFTRDIVDYMRREHNLLIGERSAEQIKMEVGSALPELDNPPADYEIRGRDLMTGIPKEIKVTYSEIAYSLDKSISKIEEATMKALEISPPELSADIYTNGIHLTGGGALLHGLDKRLGAKTKLPIHVADDPLKAVVKGTGEVIKNLDMYKSVLIS, encoded by the coding sequence ATGGGACTTTTCAATTTTTTAACCAGCGACATTGCCATTGATCTAGGTACGGCCAACACCTTAATCATTCACAAGGATCGGATTGTCGTCGATGAACCGTCCATCATTGCCATGGACAAAGTGACTGGCAAAGTGCTGGCGATTGGTCATAAAGCCATGCAGATGCATGAAAAGACCAATGAAAACATCAAGACAATCCGCCCCCTGAAAGATGGGGTAATTGCCGACTTTACCGCGGCCGAGCTGATGATCCGGGGCCTGATCAAGATGATTGATACGGGTAGCAAACTTTTCTCGCCGTCGCACCGCATGGTTATCTGTATTCCATCGGGTATCACGGAGGTAGAAAAGCGGGCTGTTAAGGACTCTGCTGAGCATGCTGGTGCGAAAGAGGTATACATGGTTCATGAGCCAATTGCGGCTGCCATTGGTATCGGTATCGACATTACGCAGCCGAACGGTACGATGATCGTCGATATTGGTGGGGGAACGACCGAAATTGCCGTTATCGCCCTGTCGGGCATTGTTTGCGAACAGTCGATTCGGATTGCGGGTGACGTGTTTACGCGCGACATCGTTGATTACATGCGCCGGGAGCACAACCTGCTGATCGGCGAGCGTTCGGCCGAGCAAATCAAGATGGAAGTGGGTTCGGCCCTGCCCGAACTGGACAATCCGCCAGCCGATTACGAAATTCGTGGTCGCGATCTGATGACCGGTATTCCAAAGGAAATCAAGGTAACGTACAGCGAAATTGCTTACTCACTCGATAAGTCGATTTCGAAAATCGAAGAGGCTACTATGAAAGCCCTCGAGATTTCGCCACCGGAGTTGTCGGCTGATATTTACACCAACGGGATTCACCTGACCGGTGGCGGTGCACTGCTGCACGGACTGGATAAACGGCTGGGGGCTAAAACGAAGCTGCCAATTCATGTAGCCGATGATCCCCTTAAAGCCGTTGTAAAAGGTACCGGCGAGGTGATCAAAAACCTGGATATGTATAAATCCGTATTGATTAGCTAA
- a CDS encoding GH3 auxin-responsive promoter family protein has protein sequence MGIRSVVSKPLAKWVVERQQTWMYAPAQTQQRWLQQLIAGGKHTVFGRDHQLHEVQTVDEFRQAVPIRDYEGLKPYIEQILAGDENVLWKGKPLYFAKTSGTTSGTKYIPITRDSIPNHINSARDALLNYIHQTGNSGFLDKKLIFLSGSPELTQKTGINIGRLSGIANHHVPAYLRTNQLPSYETNVIDDWETKLERIIDETLTQPMSLISGIPPWVQMYFDRIQERTGKLIKDVFPDFSVFVYGGVNFEPYRAKLFESIGKRVDSIETYPASEGFIAFQDTQDQEGLLLLLDSGIFFEFIAADEYFSENPRRLTIDEVELGKNYAVIINNNAGLWGYSLGDTVKFVSREPYRLLVTGRIKHFISAFGEHVIGEEVEKALQYAMQQHPETEVVEFTVAPMVSPAEGLPYHEWLIEFATPPNDVTSFGKHLDERLAKLNVYYDDLITGSILQPLKLTSLSRGSFQRYMKSQGKLGGQNKVPRLANDRNIAEGLLEVNQSV, from the coding sequence ATGGGAATTCGCTCGGTCGTAAGTAAGCCATTAGCCAAGTGGGTTGTTGAGCGGCAACAAACCTGGATGTATGCGCCTGCTCAAACACAGCAACGCTGGCTTCAGCAATTAATTGCTGGTGGAAAGCACACTGTTTTTGGCCGGGATCACCAGTTGCATGAGGTTCAGACGGTTGACGAATTTCGACAGGCGGTGCCCATCAGAGATTACGAAGGCCTGAAACCATACATCGAACAGATTCTGGCCGGTGACGAAAACGTGCTCTGGAAAGGCAAGCCGCTTTACTTTGCCAAAACCTCGGGCACTACGTCAGGGACGAAATACATTCCCATTACCCGCGACTCGATTCCAAATCATATCAATTCTGCCCGCGACGCGCTGCTGAATTATATCCACCAGACCGGCAACAGTGGGTTTCTGGATAAGAAACTGATTTTTTTATCGGGCAGTCCCGAACTGACGCAGAAGACGGGTATTAACATCGGCCGATTGTCAGGTATTGCGAACCACCACGTACCCGCCTACCTGCGGACGAATCAGCTCCCCAGCTACGAGACAAACGTTATCGACGATTGGGAAACCAAACTGGAACGGATTATCGACGAAACGCTGACGCAGCCGATGTCGCTGATCTCGGGAATTCCCCCCTGGGTACAGATGTATTTCGACCGGATTCAGGAACGTACCGGCAAATTGATTAAAGACGTTTTCCCGGATTTTTCGGTCTTCGTGTATGGTGGGGTAAACTTTGAGCCTTACCGCGCCAAGCTGTTTGAGAGCATTGGCAAACGAGTCGACTCCATTGAAACGTATCCAGCCTCCGAAGGCTTCATTGCTTTTCAGGATACCCAGGATCAGGAAGGCTTGCTGCTTCTACTGGACAGCGGTATCTTTTTCGAGTTCATCGCTGCCGACGAGTATTTCTCCGAAAACCCACGCCGACTAACCATTGATGAGGTTGAACTCGGAAAAAACTACGCGGTCATTATTAACAACAATGCGGGCTTGTGGGGCTACTCGCTGGGCGATACGGTCAAGTTTGTATCGCGCGAACCGTACCGTCTGCTGGTAACAGGACGTATTAAACACTTTATTTCGGCCTTCGGCGAGCACGTCATTGGCGAAGAAGTGGAGAAAGCCTTGCAGTACGCCATGCAGCAACATCCGGAAACAGAAGTCGTTGAGTTCACAGTGGCCCCGATGGTGAGCCCGGCCGAAGGGTTACCCTACCATGAGTGGCTGATCGAGTTTGCAACGCCCCCGAACGACGTAACGTCTTTCGGAAAGCACCTCGACGAGCGCTTAGCGAAACTGAACGTCTATTACGACGATCTGATTACAGGTTCTATCTTGCAACCATTGAAGCTGACCAGTCTGTCGCGCGGGTCATTCCAGCGGTATATGAAATCGCAGGGAAAGCTGGGCGGCCAGAACAAGGTGCCCCGCCTGGCGAATGACCGCAACATTGCGGAGGGATTGTTGGAGGTTAATCAATCTGTATAG
- a CDS encoding nucleotidyltransferase family protein, which produces MKATAITRDYILETLRANQERLRNEFGIERIGLYGSFARNEQNEKSDIDLVYHLQDGRFLDLPARERLYRVLRRNLGQKLDLVNDKVMNPFISYYMRKDVIYV; this is translated from the coding sequence ATGAAAGCTACTGCCATTACTCGAGATTACATTCTGGAAACGTTACGCGCCAATCAGGAGCGGCTACGTAACGAATTTGGTATTGAACGGATTGGACTATATGGTAGCTTCGCTCGTAATGAGCAGAATGAAAAGAGCGACATTGACCTGGTATATCATTTGCAGGATGGCCGTTTTTTGGACCTGCCTGCTCGCGAACGTCTTTATCGAGTATTAAGAAGAAACCTAGGGCAGAAGCTGGATCTGGTAAACGATAAAGTCATGAACCCTTTCATCAGCTACTACATGCGCAAGGATGTAATTTATGTTTAG